The Corallococcus caeni genome includes a region encoding these proteins:
- the pyrF gene encoding orotidine-5'-phosphate decarboxylase: MTTPSFAQRFQKLADERSPFCLGLDPSRDVLARWKLPDTVQGLSDFCERLADAAGETLAVVKPQSAFFERHGPEGLVVLQRVLKRFRAAGTLTLLDVKRGDIGSTMDAYAEALFGKGSAYDVDAATFTAYLGLGALAKTVELARSHGACAFIVVRSSNPEGVPLQNAVGSDGLTVAQAVADGLRKLNDKAGPGVLPAGAVMGATLPPADRDVVERLGGALLLTPGIGSQGAGFSDLPKLFSGRERQVIPTAARSVLEAGPDVAALKQALEAHQAPSRGFREGA; encoded by the coding sequence ATGACGACCCCGTCCTTCGCGCAGCGCTTCCAGAAGCTCGCCGACGAGCGCTCCCCCTTCTGTCTGGGCCTGGACCCATCCCGCGACGTGCTCGCCCGCTGGAAGCTGCCGGACACCGTGCAGGGCCTGTCCGACTTCTGCGAGCGGCTGGCCGACGCGGCCGGTGAGACGCTCGCGGTGGTGAAGCCCCAGAGCGCCTTCTTCGAGCGCCACGGCCCCGAGGGACTGGTCGTGCTCCAGCGCGTGCTCAAGCGCTTCCGCGCCGCGGGCACCCTCACGCTGCTGGACGTGAAGCGCGGCGACATCGGGTCCACCATGGACGCCTACGCGGAAGCGCTGTTCGGCAAGGGCAGCGCGTACGACGTGGACGCCGCCACCTTCACCGCGTACCTGGGCCTGGGCGCGCTCGCGAAGACGGTGGAGCTGGCGCGCTCCCACGGCGCCTGCGCCTTCATCGTCGTGCGCTCGTCCAACCCGGAGGGCGTGCCGCTGCAGAACGCCGTGGGCAGCGACGGCCTCACCGTGGCCCAGGCGGTGGCGGACGGCCTGCGCAAGCTCAACGACAAGGCCGGCCCCGGCGTCCTGCCCGCGGGCGCGGTGATGGGCGCCACGCTGCCCCCGGCCGACCGCGACGTGGTGGAGCGGCTGGGCGGCGCGCTGCTGCTCACGCCGGGCATCGGCTCGCAGGGCGCGGGCTTCTCTGACTTGCCCAAGCTCTTCTCCGGCCGCGAGCGGCAGGTGATTCCCACCGCCGCGCGCTCCGTGCTGGAGGCGGGGCCGGACGTGGCCGCGCTGAAGCAGGCCCTGGAAGCACATCAGGCGCCCTCGCGTGGTTTCCGCGAAGGCGCCTGA
- a CDS encoding penicillin-binding protein 1A produces MADPKIDRSRSKLVLDGVPPKRNVLVRLMKLVAVLGLMGATAGVLAVVGAYYIFSDGLPAIPKVDEYWPPIVTEVYTDDAVLAGEFYNERRKVVPYERIPKRLVQAFIASEDSSFFDHFGVDVLGTTRAVSKTVLTKLGLRGGGVQGGSTLTQQTAKAVLISAEGYKEATAKTPKRKIREAILAFRLEQALTKEEILYLYLNNVFLGHHSYGVQSAAENYYRKDVRDLTLGEMTLIAGLPQAPSRYSPFLRPEAAKKRRSYVLGRMLVEGMISKEEHDQANAEPVKVYPVEDVFHEFAPYFVEQVRKDVVDRYGNPVLLKEGLKVFTTMDSERQRAAQDSVLDGLMSVDKRQGWRGPVMQLATDAERSAFIAKARKAMGKEELVENRLYVGVVTRIDDDGKGADVQVGPHQGRLPLLGMRWARKVNPESYYPASMITSVKKAVAVGDVVVLRHVVKKELTDDKEQWDRKLAEDIPEEGVKLFRLEQTPEAQSALVSIDPHRQYLTAMVGGYDFDDNEFNRAFQACRQPGSSFKPFVYSAALEQLEWTEATVIVDSPIVEHDPDNKVSWKPANYSEEFVGDVLLRTALVNSMNIPAVKTFGAVGVHNMADWAKKLGMTTPMNMDFSAALGSSCVYPFDLASVYATFNRYGRKKPTYFIRKVEDRFGRTLEDHTAFDDAWAPLQDRVAAGYARLFEPGEQVMSPETGYILTHLLRGVVLQGTGGPAQKLGKPAAGKTGTTNDSFDAWFAGYTKDLVTVAWVGYDLNPHPLGRYETGGRAALPIWLNYMKRALEGRPQPEFYPWQSMQLARLYIDKKTGKVSHPGAKGAELMFFKKGTEPKEAVPDKNQVGVDQFMMGAQ; encoded by the coding sequence ATGGCCGACCCGAAGATTGACCGCAGCCGCTCCAAGCTGGTGCTCGACGGCGTCCCGCCCAAGCGCAACGTCCTCGTGCGCTTGATGAAGCTCGTCGCCGTGCTGGGCCTCATGGGCGCCACCGCGGGCGTGCTCGCCGTCGTCGGCGCCTACTACATCTTCTCCGACGGGCTGCCCGCCATCCCGAAGGTGGACGAGTACTGGCCGCCCATCGTCACGGAGGTCTACACCGACGACGCGGTGCTCGCGGGCGAGTTCTACAACGAGCGGCGCAAGGTGGTGCCCTACGAGCGCATCCCCAAGCGGCTGGTGCAGGCGTTCATCGCCAGCGAGGACTCCAGCTTCTTCGACCACTTCGGCGTGGACGTGCTGGGCACCACGCGCGCCGTGTCCAAGACGGTGCTGACGAAGCTGGGGCTGCGCGGCGGCGGCGTGCAGGGCGGCTCCACGCTCACGCAGCAGACCGCGAAGGCGGTCCTCATCTCCGCGGAGGGCTACAAGGAGGCCACCGCGAAGACGCCCAAGCGCAAGATTCGCGAGGCCATCCTCGCCTTCCGCCTGGAGCAGGCGCTGACGAAGGAAGAGATTTTGTATCTCTACCTGAACAACGTCTTCCTCGGGCACCACAGCTACGGCGTGCAGAGCGCGGCGGAGAACTACTACCGCAAGGACGTGCGCGACCTGACGCTGGGGGAGATGACGCTCATCGCGGGTCTGCCCCAGGCGCCCAGCCGCTACTCGCCGTTCCTGCGTCCGGAGGCCGCGAAGAAGCGCCGCTCCTACGTGCTGGGCCGCATGCTGGTGGAAGGCATGATCTCCAAGGAGGAGCATGACCAGGCCAACGCGGAGCCGGTGAAGGTGTACCCGGTGGAGGACGTCTTCCACGAGTTCGCCCCGTACTTCGTGGAGCAGGTCCGCAAGGACGTGGTGGACCGCTACGGCAACCCCGTGCTGCTGAAGGAAGGCCTCAAGGTCTTCACCACCATGGACAGCGAGCGGCAGCGCGCGGCGCAGGACTCCGTGCTGGACGGCCTGATGTCCGTGGACAAGCGCCAGGGCTGGCGCGGTCCGGTGATGCAGCTGGCCACCGACGCTGAACGCAGCGCCTTCATCGCCAAGGCCAGGAAGGCCATGGGCAAGGAAGAGCTCGTCGAGAACCGCCTCTACGTGGGCGTCGTCACGCGCATCGACGACGACGGCAAGGGCGCGGACGTGCAGGTGGGGCCGCACCAGGGCCGGCTGCCGCTGTTGGGCATGCGGTGGGCGCGCAAGGTGAACCCGGAGAGCTACTACCCGGCCAGCATGATCACCTCCGTCAAGAAGGCGGTGGCGGTGGGTGACGTGGTGGTGCTGCGCCACGTGGTGAAGAAGGAGCTCACGGACGACAAGGAGCAGTGGGACCGCAAGCTCGCGGAGGACATCCCGGAGGAGGGCGTGAAGCTCTTCCGGCTGGAGCAGACGCCGGAGGCGCAGAGCGCGCTCGTGTCCATCGACCCGCATCGCCAGTACCTCACCGCGATGGTGGGCGGCTACGACTTCGACGACAACGAGTTCAACCGCGCGTTCCAGGCGTGCCGTCAGCCGGGCTCGTCCTTCAAGCCGTTCGTGTACTCGGCGGCGCTGGAGCAGCTGGAGTGGACGGAGGCCACCGTCATCGTGGACTCGCCCATCGTGGAGCACGACCCGGACAACAAGGTGTCGTGGAAGCCGGCCAACTACAGCGAGGAGTTCGTGGGCGACGTGCTCCTGCGCACCGCGCTGGTGAACTCCATGAACATCCCCGCGGTGAAGACGTTCGGCGCGGTGGGCGTCCACAACATGGCGGACTGGGCGAAGAAGCTGGGCATGACGACGCCCATGAACATGGACTTCTCCGCGGCGCTGGGGTCGTCCTGCGTCTACCCGTTCGACCTGGCCAGCGTGTACGCGACCTTCAACCGCTACGGCCGCAAGAAGCCCACGTACTTCATCCGCAAGGTGGAGGACCGCTTCGGCCGCACGCTGGAGGACCACACCGCGTTCGACGACGCGTGGGCGCCGCTCCAGGACCGCGTGGCCGCGGGCTACGCGCGCCTCTTCGAGCCGGGCGAGCAGGTGATGAGCCCGGAGACGGGCTACATCCTCACGCACCTCTTGCGCGGCGTGGTGCTCCAGGGCACCGGCGGTCCCGCGCAGAAGCTGGGCAAGCCGGCGGCGGGCAAGACGGGCACGACGAACGACTCCTTCGACGCGTGGTTCGCGGGCTACACCAAGGACCTGGTGACGGTGGCGTGGGTGGGCTACGACCTGAACCCGCACCCGCTGGGCCGCTATGAGACGGGCGGCCGCGCGGCGCTCCCCATCTGGCTCAACTACATGAAGCGCGCGCTGGAGGGCCGTCCGCAGCCGGAGTTCTACCCCTGGCAGTCCATGCAGCTGGCGCGGCTCTACATCGACAAGAAGACGGGCAAGGTGTCACACCCCGGCGCCAAGGGCGCGGAGCTGATGTTCTTCAAGAAGGGCACCGAGCCGAAGGAGGCCGTGCCCGACAAGAACCAGGTCGGCGTGGACCAGTTCATGATGGGCGCGCAGTAA
- a CDS encoding response regulator — protein sequence MPWWNCVLVVDDDLDLLQAYKEVLELDGHEVALARNGFEALRLLKQGLRPALILLDLMMPGMNAWSFRLRQLEDPALASIPVIVLYAQDMGARAMNALGVDGLLEKPVDLDVLLAAVAAYVKPARASAHHSQ from the coding sequence ATGCCCTGGTGGAACTGCGTCCTCGTGGTGGACGACGACCTGGACCTGCTCCAGGCCTACAAGGAAGTGCTGGAGCTGGACGGGCACGAGGTGGCGCTGGCGCGCAACGGCTTCGAAGCGCTGCGCCTGCTCAAGCAGGGGCTGCGCCCGGCGCTCATCCTCCTGGACCTGATGATGCCGGGGATGAACGCGTGGTCCTTCCGCCTGCGGCAGCTGGAGGACCCGGCGCTCGCCTCCATCCCGGTCATCGTCCTTTACGCGCAGGACATGGGGGCTCGCGCCATGAACGCCCTGGGCGTGGACGGCCTCCTGGAGAAGCCGGTGGACCTGGACGTGCTCCTGGCCGCGGTGGCGGCCTACGTGAAGCCCGCCAGGGCCTCCGCCCATCATTCCCAGTGA
- a CDS encoding SulP family inorganic anion transporter encodes MMRTAATAGQVLSRVLPGVEQARTYERRWLRADVLAALTVGAMLIPQGLAYAQIVGVRPAAGLYAGVFAMLAYALFGPSRHLLLGPEASAAILTATALAPVVGSGGPERLASLAALLALMVGGVSLLGGLCRAGALADFLSRPILIGYVNGAALIIIGSQLARMFGLERKSNAFAGQLHEVAANVSRTHVPTLLLGLGIVAALVAMRRYLPRLPAPLVMVVLTTLAAWAFQLEHGGVKVVGPIAASAPAFGLPALHFQDVRALLPAAFSLALVNYASSVLTGRIYADRFGYRLDTHQEFFGQAAANLLTGLTQGFPVSGSDSRTAVNASMKGRTQLVGVGAAAVVLVFSLFLTPLLSKLPLVTLGAIVIVAAVYLLEVKPLLLLWRVRPVEAVLAVVTTLGVLFLGILQGILIAVALALVDLIRRAAHPHDAVLGEREGMPGWHDVEGHADAETIPGLVVYRFDAPLFFANARFLREQVRQLVADSRQPVRWFVLDASSVFDMDITAAESLAKVHHELTEEGIVFCVAQARAPMRRMMKRSGLAALIGQDLLFPTVGAAVRAYLDARDGARTSLDGEPVPSPQVH; translated from the coding sequence ATGATGCGCACCGCGGCCACGGCCGGTCAGGTCCTGAGCCGGGTGCTCCCGGGCGTCGAACAGGCGCGGACGTACGAGCGGCGCTGGCTGCGCGCGGACGTGCTGGCCGCGCTCACCGTGGGCGCGATGCTCATCCCCCAGGGGCTGGCCTACGCGCAGATTGTCGGCGTGCGCCCCGCGGCGGGGCTGTACGCGGGCGTCTTCGCGATGCTGGCCTACGCGCTGTTCGGCCCGTCGCGCCACCTGCTGCTGGGGCCGGAGGCGAGCGCGGCCATCCTCACCGCGACGGCGCTGGCCCCGGTGGTGGGGAGCGGCGGGCCGGAGCGGCTGGCGTCCCTGGCGGCGCTGCTCGCCTTGATGGTGGGCGGGGTGAGCCTGCTGGGCGGGCTGTGCCGCGCGGGGGCGCTGGCGGACTTCCTGTCGCGGCCCATCCTCATCGGCTACGTCAACGGCGCGGCGCTCATCATCATCGGCAGCCAGCTGGCCCGGATGTTCGGGCTGGAGCGCAAGTCGAACGCGTTCGCGGGGCAGCTCCACGAGGTGGCGGCGAACGTGAGCCGCACGCACGTGCCCACGCTCCTCTTGGGACTGGGCATCGTCGCGGCGCTGGTGGCCATGCGCCGCTACCTGCCGCGCTTGCCCGCGCCGCTGGTGATGGTGGTGCTCACCACGCTGGCGGCCTGGGCCTTCCAGCTGGAGCACGGCGGCGTGAAGGTGGTGGGGCCCATCGCCGCGTCGGCGCCCGCCTTCGGCCTGCCCGCCCTCCACTTCCAGGACGTGCGCGCGCTCCTGCCGGCGGCCTTCAGCCTCGCGCTGGTGAACTACGCCAGCTCCGTGCTCACGGGCCGCATCTACGCGGACCGCTTCGGCTACCGGCTGGACACCCACCAGGAGTTCTTCGGACAGGCGGCGGCCAACCTGCTCACCGGCCTCACGCAGGGCTTCCCGGTGTCGGGCAGCGACTCGCGCACGGCGGTCAACGCGTCCATGAAGGGGCGCACGCAGCTTGTCGGCGTGGGCGCGGCGGCGGTGGTCCTGGTGTTCTCGCTGTTCCTCACGCCGCTGCTCTCCAAGCTGCCCCTGGTGACGCTGGGGGCCATCGTCATCGTCGCGGCGGTGTACCTGCTGGAGGTGAAGCCCCTGCTGCTGCTCTGGCGCGTGCGGCCGGTGGAGGCGGTGCTCGCGGTGGTGACGACGCTGGGCGTGCTCTTCCTGGGCATCCTCCAGGGCATCCTCATCGCGGTGGCGCTGGCGCTGGTGGACCTCATCCGCCGCGCGGCGCACCCGCATGACGCCGTCCTGGGCGAGCGCGAGGGCATGCCCGGCTGGCACGACGTGGAGGGCCACGCGGACGCGGAGACGATTCCCGGCCTCGTCGTCTACCGCTTCGACGCGCCCCTCTTCTTCGCCAACGCCCGCTTCCTGCGCGAACAGGTGCGCCAGTTGGTGGCGGACTCACGCCAGCCGGTGCGCTGGTTCGTGCTGGACGCGTCCTCCGTGTTCGACATGGACATCACCGCCGCGGAGAGCCTGGCGAAGGTGCACCACGAGCTCACGGAGGAGGGCATCGTCTTCTGCGTGGCCCAGGCGCGCGCGCCGATGCGCCGGATGATGAAGCGCTCCGGGCTGGCCGCGCTGATTGGACAGGACCTGCTCTTTCCCACGGTGGGCGCGGCCGTGCGCGCCTACCTGGATGCGCGAGACGGCGCGCGGACCTCCCTGGACGGCGAGCCCGTCCCCTCACCCCAGGTGCACTGA
- a CDS encoding SDR family NAD(P)-dependent oxidoreductase, whose product MAEMTYRTALVTGASSGLGRGLALWLAKHGVRVFATGRRLSQLQALSAEAQAAGAAVEPVVMDVNHAEASQERIRAIDAECGGLDLVVANAGIGGPTHGKRMDWERTRAIIDTNVTGAAATLCAVLPQMVERRRGHVVGVSSLAGMRGLAGHAAYSASKAFLATFLESLRVDLKGTGVQVTCVYPGFVKSELTAKNNFPMPFLMETEDAVERMGRGIFAGATEVSFPWQLATSMRVLKAMPNPLFDATARRLK is encoded by the coding sequence ATGGCGGAGATGACCTACCGGACGGCGCTGGTGACTGGCGCCTCGAGCGGGCTGGGACGTGGACTGGCCCTGTGGCTGGCGAAGCACGGCGTGCGCGTGTTCGCGACGGGCCGGCGGCTGTCGCAGCTGCAGGCCCTCTCCGCGGAGGCCCAGGCCGCGGGCGCGGCGGTGGAGCCCGTCGTCATGGACGTCAACCACGCGGAGGCCTCCCAGGAGCGCATCCGCGCCATCGACGCGGAGTGCGGCGGGCTGGACCTGGTGGTGGCGAACGCGGGCATCGGCGGCCCCACGCACGGCAAGCGCATGGACTGGGAGCGCACGCGCGCCATCATCGACACCAACGTCACGGGCGCCGCCGCCACGCTGTGCGCGGTGCTGCCGCAGATGGTGGAGCGCCGCCGGGGCCATGTCGTCGGCGTGTCCAGCCTCGCGGGGATGCGGGGGCTGGCGGGCCACGCCGCCTACTCCGCGTCCAAGGCCTTCCTCGCCACCTTCCTGGAGAGCCTGCGCGTGGACCTGAAGGGCACCGGCGTCCAGGTGACGTGCGTCTACCCGGGCTTCGTGAAGAGCGAGCTGACCGCGAAGAACAACTTCCCCATGCCCTTCCTCATGGAGACCGAGGACGCGGTGGAGCGCATGGGCCGCGGCATCTTCGCGGGCGCCACGGAGGTGAGCTTCCCCTGGCAGCTGGCCACGTCCATGCGCGTCTTGAAGGCCATGCCCAACCCGCTGTTCGACGCCACCGCGCGCCGCCTGAAGTGA
- a CDS encoding bile acid:sodium symporter, whose amino-acid sequence MDFLHALIGLMISTFIVALGLSQGLSWHLADLGQGVRHPAFARGLGVCLVGVPLLALIVVKVLPVPPVAAGVIALMAFCPGLPMALNVVSKQKGNLPLALALSITLSLVAVVLLPLSVKLLGQLFPLAIQPPPYRVLLSKVILPFLVPFALGIGLQKLSPVWARRLRKPVKVYFNVALTVAALALLAASYPLLKHLRPLGLVAMVVVTLGSMALGHVAGRPRPGDRTALAISAVFGNPAFAFCLGGTTYPMKSLLGVMGLYLLIRTLAMVPYLLWNPRHQASERGGGPTLPPGRRASANP is encoded by the coding sequence ATGGACTTCCTGCATGCCCTCATCGGGCTGATGATCTCCACCTTCATCGTCGCGCTCGGGCTGTCGCAGGGCCTGTCGTGGCACCTGGCGGACCTGGGGCAGGGCGTGCGGCATCCGGCGTTCGCGCGGGGCCTGGGCGTGTGCCTCGTCGGCGTGCCGCTGCTGGCCCTCATCGTCGTGAAGGTGCTGCCCGTGCCCCCGGTCGCCGCGGGGGTCATCGCGCTGATGGCGTTCTGCCCGGGGCTGCCCATGGCGCTCAACGTCGTGTCCAAGCAGAAGGGCAACCTCCCGCTGGCCCTGGCGCTGTCCATCACCCTGTCGCTCGTCGCCGTCGTGCTGTTGCCGCTGTCGGTGAAGCTGCTGGGGCAGCTGTTTCCCCTGGCCATCCAGCCGCCGCCGTACCGGGTGCTCCTGTCGAAGGTCATCCTCCCGTTCCTCGTCCCCTTCGCCCTGGGCATCGGCCTCCAGAAGCTGTCGCCCGTCTGGGCGCGCCGGCTGCGCAAGCCGGTGAAGGTCTACTTCAACGTCGCCCTGACCGTGGCCGCGCTGGCGCTGCTCGCCGCGAGCTACCCGCTGCTGAAGCACCTCCGCCCCTTGGGGCTCGTCGCGATGGTGGTGGTGACGCTGGGCTCCATGGCCCTGGGACACGTGGCGGGTCGGCCCCGTCCCGGGGACCGCACGGCGCTGGCCATCTCCGCCGTCTTCGGCAACCCCGCGTTCGCCTTCTGCCTGGGCGGCACCACCTATCCCATGAAGAGCCTGCTGGGCGTCATGGGGCTGTACCTCCTGATCCGCACCCTCGCGATGGTGCCGTACCTGCTCTGGAACCCGCGCCACCAGGCTTCCGAGCGCGGAGGCGGGCCGACGCTGCCACCGGGCAGGCGGGCCTCCGCGAACCCGTAG
- a CDS encoding RluA family pseudouridine synthase, whose product MIEYRIEADTVGMRLDKHLRKRMPNVPVSHLFKMIRTKKVRVNGKRAQPEQLLAEGDVLTIRGTEEQLTLAERPKSDRPPPPPPPVDPSRLVILKEDDWLMAVDKPSGMAVHTGSGITGGTLVDYVRAYLGPKATRNDFTASPAHRLDRETSGVILVAKRRPAMVHFTEIFTHGHPKKRYLTLVKGKMPKDSGVIDLPLAEHQQTAESKARRGVNMQEAVTRWKVVRQSSEAALLSCTIETGRTHQIRRHLVAVGHPVAGDKKYGDFAFNRDVRARWGLKRLFLHAERIEFPHPEDGRKVVVETPMPPELTDVLKRAALL is encoded by the coding sequence ATGATCGAGTACCGAATCGAAGCCGACACCGTCGGGATGCGGCTGGACAAGCACCTGCGCAAGCGGATGCCCAACGTCCCCGTCAGCCACCTCTTCAAGATGATCCGCACCAAGAAGGTGCGGGTGAATGGCAAGCGCGCGCAGCCAGAGCAGTTGCTTGCCGAAGGAGACGTGCTCACCATCCGCGGCACCGAAGAGCAGCTCACCCTGGCGGAGCGTCCGAAATCGGACCGTCCGCCCCCCCCACCGCCACCGGTAGACCCCTCCCGGCTGGTCATCCTGAAGGAAGACGACTGGCTCATGGCCGTGGACAAGCCCAGTGGCATGGCCGTCCATACCGGCAGCGGCATCACCGGGGGCACCCTGGTGGACTACGTGCGCGCCTACCTGGGCCCCAAGGCCACCCGGAACGACTTCACCGCCTCACCCGCCCACCGCCTGGACCGGGAGACCTCCGGCGTCATCCTGGTGGCCAAGCGCCGCCCGGCGATGGTGCATTTCACGGAAATCTTCACCCACGGCCACCCGAAGAAGCGCTACCTGACCCTGGTGAAGGGGAAGATGCCGAAGGATTCCGGCGTCATCGACCTGCCGCTCGCCGAGCACCAGCAGACGGCCGAGTCCAAGGCCCGTCGGGGAGTGAACATGCAGGAGGCCGTCACCCGCTGGAAGGTCGTGCGCCAGTCGAGCGAGGCAGCCCTCCTCTCCTGCACCATCGAGACCGGGCGCACGCATCAGATAAGAAGGCACCTGGTCGCCGTGGGGCACCCGGTGGCGGGTGACAAGAAGTACGGAGACTTCGCCTTCAACCGCGACGTGCGGGCGCGCTGGGGGCTCAAGCGTTTGTTCCTGCACGCCGAGCGCATCGAATTTCCGCACCCCGAGGATGGAAGGAAGGTCGTCGTGGAGACCCCCATGCCACCCGAATTGACGGACGTGCTGAAGCGGGCGGCGCTCCTCTAA
- a CDS encoding threonine/serine ThrE exporter family protein produces MTAADRVLDEAAASAFLLDLAKALHLAYQPSLLVEDRVRRAAKAWGLDVEVFTLQSLAMTEVLSPSHSRVAFARLPFNPHWNLGRAAALLRLADAIPEGRVRLPEARTELDRILTTRAPYPEWLVFLAYGVYGVAVAARVGGGWLELLVAFFVGVVAGAIHFGTMHSQRLDLLKSFLAAFLGTWVALGFTFLLPPFNAVRALFGGATLLVPAMVVTLGSLELAMEAVEAGLPRLAYGLLRFLMLGVGFAAAGTLWGFFWALPPHFAPHALPPLLTVLLVAVGGVALTVCMSGRPRDVAWIVVGVLTAYGAQAVTKVLLGDPGSPLVAAFVLGVVGLLYGRGKQRMPMTVILPGMLQLAPGFIGTETILALLGAGRPGVEEARPFNVLLVALQLVLGVVFATVVVPPRISVERAPAVPPSAGGA; encoded by the coding sequence ATGACCGCCGCGGACCGCGTGCTGGACGAAGCGGCGGCCTCCGCCTTCCTGCTGGACCTGGCGAAGGCCCTGCACCTGGCCTACCAGCCGTCGCTGCTGGTGGAGGACCGCGTGCGCCGGGCGGCGAAGGCGTGGGGGCTGGACGTGGAGGTCTTCACGCTCCAGAGCCTGGCGATGACGGAGGTGCTGTCCCCCAGCCACTCGCGCGTGGCCTTCGCGCGGCTGCCCTTCAACCCGCACTGGAACCTGGGCCGGGCCGCGGCGCTGCTGCGGCTGGCGGACGCCATCCCCGAAGGGCGCGTGCGGCTGCCCGAGGCCCGCACGGAGCTGGACCGCATCCTGACCACGCGCGCGCCCTACCCGGAGTGGCTCGTGTTCCTGGCGTACGGCGTCTATGGCGTGGCGGTGGCGGCGCGGGTGGGCGGGGGCTGGCTGGAGCTGCTCGTGGCCTTCTTCGTGGGCGTCGTCGCGGGCGCCATCCACTTCGGCACGATGCACTCGCAGCGGTTGGACCTCTTGAAGAGCTTCCTGGCCGCGTTCCTGGGGACGTGGGTGGCGTTGGGGTTCACGTTCCTCCTGCCGCCCTTCAACGCGGTGCGGGCGCTGTTCGGCGGGGCGACGCTGCTGGTGCCCGCGATGGTGGTGACGCTGGGCTCGCTGGAGCTGGCCATGGAGGCGGTGGAGGCGGGGCTGCCCCGGTTGGCGTACGGGCTCCTGCGCTTCCTGATGCTGGGCGTGGGCTTCGCGGCGGCGGGGACGCTGTGGGGCTTCTTCTGGGCGCTGCCGCCGCACTTCGCGCCGCACGCGCTGCCGCCCCTGCTCACGGTCCTCCTGGTCGCGGTGGGGGGCGTGGCGCTGACGGTGTGCATGTCGGGGCGGCCGCGCGACGTGGCGTGGATTGTCGTCGGGGTGCTGACGGCCTACGGGGCGCAGGCGGTGACGAAGGTGCTGCTGGGGGATCCGGGCAGCCCGCTGGTGGCCGCGTTCGTGCTGGGGGTGGTGGGGCTGCTCTACGGGCGAGGGAAGCAGCGGATGCCCATGACGGTCATCCTGCCGGGCATGTTGCAGCTCGCGCCGGGCTTCATCGGCACGGAGACCATCCTCGCGCTGCTCGGCGCGGGCCGCCCGGGCGTGGAGGAAGCCCGGCCGTTCAACGTGCTGCTGGTGGCGCTGCAGCTGGTGCTGGGGGTGGTGTTCGCGACGGTGGTGGTGCCGCCGCGCATCTCCGTGGAGCGAGCCCCGGCCGTCCCTCCCAGCGCCGGCGGCGCGTAG